From Nicotiana tabacum cultivar K326 chromosome 22, ASM71507v2, whole genome shotgun sequence, one genomic window encodes:
- the LOC107764546 gene encoding E3 ubiquitin-protein ligase RHF2A-like, which yields MEDGKMSEDILTSAAAFVEGGIQDACDDACSICLEAFCDSDPSTVTGCKHEFHLQCILEWCQRSSQCPMCWQALSLKDPNSQELLDAVEHERNIRMNPPRNTTIFHHPTLGDFELQHLPVSATDSELEERIIQHLAAAAAMGRTRHLARREGQRGRSSGQGRPHFLVFSTHPNAPPPAAAAAAASSSTQRGGGGPTPAALVSGQDSPIVAVGEGSGQLVSQPSSFQADQVSASGSGSNAAVNQLGTSSNNRRTPFQSSPNHQDRAGPSDFQSFSESIKSRLSAMSMRYKESLTKSSRGWKEKFFSRNSSTSDHGLESRNETSAAVATVSHLMEHLETTDSRASSAESNILEETLPIGRAEQHIPEIDDTHSLNEDNRQAPCAASSGSN from the exons ATGGAGGACGGCAAGATGTCTGAGGATATTTTGACTTCAGCTGCGGCATTTGTTGAAGGTGGAATTCAGGATGCCTGCGATGATGCTTGCAGCATATGCCTTGAAGCATTTTGTGACAGTGATCCTTCTACG GTGACTGGTTGCAAGCATGAGTTCCATCTTCAATGTATTCTTGAGTG GTGTCAGCGAAGCTCCCAGTGCCCCATGTGTTGGCAGGCTCTCAGCTTGAAAGACCCTAACAG CCAGGAATTGTTGGATGCAGTAGAGCACGAGAGAAACATCAGGATGAATCCTCCTAGAAACACCACAATCTTTCACCATCCAACTCTAGGAGATTTTGAATTACAGCAT TTACCTGTAAGTGCAACTGATTCTGAACTTGAAGAGCGTATCATTCAGCACTTAGCTGCTGCCGCTGCCATGGGAAGGACACGCCACCTTGCCAGAAGGGAAGGTCAGCGAGGTAGGTCATCAGGTCAAGGTCGTCCCCATTTTCTGGTGTTTTCAACTCATCCAAATGCTCCTCctcctgctgctgctgctgctgctgcttcatcttctaCTCAAAGGGGTGGGGGTGGACCCACTCCTGCAGCCTTGGTTTCTGGTCAGGATTCTCCAATTGTTGCTGTTGGAGAAGGTTCTGGACAACTAGTCTCTCAACCATCTTCTTTTCAAGCTGATCAGGTTTCTGCCTCTGGGTCAGGATCAAATGCTGCTGTTAACCAACTTGGGACTTCGTCAAACAATAG GAGGACTCCTTTTCAATCTTCTCCTAACCATCAAGACAGAGCCGGACCATCAGATTTTCAGTCTTTTTCAGAATCTATAAAGTCTCGACTTAGTGCAATGTCAATGAG ATACAAAGAATCTTTAACAAAGAGTTCAAGGGGTTGGAAGGAGAAGTTTTTCTCTCGCAACAGTTCGACGTCAGACCATGGTCTGGAATCTAGGAATGAAACCAGTGCAGCTGTTGCCACTGTATCACACCTGATGGAGCATCTGGAAACCACAGACAGCAGAGCCAGTTCTGCTGAatcaaatatattggaggagACTTTACCTATTGGACGTGCTGAGCAGCATATACCTGAGATTGATGATACCCATTCTTTAAATGAGGATAATAGGCAAGCCCCATGTGCTGCAAGTTCTGGTTCAAACTAA